acatgatgcacacacacagcagcacgaCAGAGAGAATAATGACATTTTATCTGCACATTTTctgggaccacttttggctcgttaacactactttcagaactactgggtaAAAAGTAACCAAAAGTACCAGACAATCTCTAAGTGAAACAGGGGTGTTTTTCAATGTTTATACTAATCAAGTTAAGCCATTTCATGGCTGGCAGACAGACTAATTATTGCATTATTTCAGATTTGTTCAGTTCTTCCTGCCTTACCCTCTTtttatcctgtctcctcctcagaaAATCAGACAGACCCCACCACAGCCTCAGCCCTAAAGTCAGAAAGCCCTACAAGCCTCAGGGTCCAACTTCCCGCCTGCCTCCCATCCCTCATCGCCCTCACTCAGGCACTGCTAGGTTCCATCCTGGCACTCACCAACGGACTTACCCTGCTACTACTGGGCCCAGACTGCATGCATGGCTCTGGGGCCTGTGGCCCCTTCGTCTACCTGGACCCTGGCTTCTCCATGGTGGCTGTGGGGGTGCTGCTGGCCACCACTCTGCCCCAGGTGTGCCGCTACGGTTGGCTGCTGCTCCAGGCCGTCCCgccccaggtgtgtgtgtctgatctgGGCCGGCGGATCGCCAGTGTGCCAGGGGTGCAGGCGGTGCACGACCTCCACGTGTGGCAGCTGACAGAGAGCTGCCTGGTGGCGTCTGTACATGTCCACTGCCACGCTGGGTTCCAGATACACAGTTTGTGTCTGTTTTTATAGTACAATACAATGCATGTTGCCGATGGGGAAATGGTTTTGGATGGACAGTAAATATAGTTAACTCAATATGCATCTATTCCCACAGGTGTGGTGATTTGTTGTCGGGGGTCACCAAGGTACTGCAGAGTGTAGGTGTGAGCTGCTGCACCGTACAACCAGagttcctcctctctactcccacAGCCAACGGCAACCTGGATAACAACGGCACCAACCCCACCATCATCCATAGGGAGATGCCCTCACACCTCGCCTGCAGCCTGGCCTGTGGGAAGGGCTGTGCTGGGAAGATGTGCTGTGCTCCTCTGGAGGAAGGGCCTGCAGAGCCACTGGCACCCCCTGCTGGGGAAACTGAGGAGGAGCCTCACGTGCTGATCATCGAGAACACCTTTCTTTGAGGGAAGGACCTCTAGGATGTATCTCAGTAGTGTAGAGTGGGCTCCTTGCATCCTTTCCTTCATATTAACAATCAACAATGTTCGTACGAATTCGCTGATATTATATACTACGCAGGAAAAGAAACGTAATTGTGTTTTTGGAAGTAAATATAAGTAAAAAGTTGTGGATGGGCCGCCTATGTCCTACCAAATTTTAAGAGATAAGTGCACACATTCCCTCCCCCCACGTTGTCCAGGCCCTTGGACAATGAGCTTCTGCCCACAGTCCTGAGTTTTGGCCAGTTTGAACCAGCATCAAGCACCATCACtctctaaaaatatattttggttagttATTTTTATAGTACAGTTCCAATATGATATTGTGAAGTAAGTTGCATAGCATGTGCATCAAATAGTAACAGTAATACACGATATAGTGCTGTACCTGAACATACTCGGACCCCCAGTTGTTCCACCCGGTCGTTGTTTCTCTCAAAAGGCACCAGGAAAAAAAGTGTTTCATAGATACCTGGTGCCTCTTCAAAAGGCGATTGTTGGTGTCAACGTTCTCCTCAATGGGCCAGCGTCATTTCCGACAGCCGTATGTCATTCCTGGCTTTCACCGTTTCCACCACTGCCCACTACTGCTGGTCGGTCAGCACACGGCCACCACCATGTGGTCTTCTGTCAATTCTGAGGGTAAAACAGGGTCAATAGATCATACTGTCAGAATACTGTAACATGTTTTGCGAATTTACATGTGTTAGAATGTAATTTACTGTAAATGTAATAGTAaagtattgatatgtaggctatgagtgtctttttaaaaagtatatagttctgtccttgagctttttcttgtctattgatgttctttaTTATGTCATTCTTtgtaatgtttcatgttttgtgtggaccccaggaagagtagctgctgcttttgcaacagctaatggggatcctaataaaataccaacaaaaAAAAGTATAGTGCATATCCTGCAGACTGGTTTTCTTGGCGAAATGTTCTTGTGATCGAATTGGCAGTTGATCTTCTCAGATTGGGGTGAATTTATCTGGCAGCCTCTGCCATGGTAAGGCCGGTGTATACCACATGGTCAACAACAACAGCCCAGACTTCATTAGACACAACAGTTCCCTgccgtctgcctccctccctctgatGTCCACatctttgatggggcccatgcccacctcgttgacctctttgatggggcccatgcccatctctctgacctctttgatggggatccatgcccacctctctgaccTCTTTTCtgtggcccatgcccacctctttgatggggctcattcccacctctttgacctctttgatggggcccatgcccacctctttgacctctttgatggggcccatgcccacctctttgacctctttgatggggctcATTCCCATGCTCTTTTGAGCATTTGGCCAtaaattctcatccacatcacagtaAATGTCCTCATTGTTCATGCACCTTGAGAAAAACCTTTTGCCATGGTGAATCCAAGCTTGACATTGGTCTGCGTTGATGTTGTCGCATGCCTCATCCATGGAAGGAGGGTGGCACACCAAACCATCTTAAGAGATAGCTATGCACACAGAAATGTTTCCCCCACATTGTGCAGGCACTTGGAGGGTTGCCTGTTGGCCTATGAGCTGGTTTCCATGTAtttgataacattccatttactccgttcCATACATTATTATGAACTGTACATTATGAAtacagcagcctcctgtgccTTAGACACCCTTGGAGAATGGGGTCAACGCTAGGGACCAGCCATTATTTGATGGTGACCCTGGATGCGCAATTTAAACACTCCACCCATTTTGTTATCAACCAGCCAATCAAATCTTAGCAATTTTGCATTCTTTCGAAAAGCCCTCCCTTAACAAGACACTTTGTTTAATTTCTGTGTTTCTTTCATTATACAGTCACTAAAATGCTTGCGATTTTCATTGCAGAAAAACGTACATTCCTTATACTAAATAATACGGTTGCTTTTACCACAGCATTTTGTCACCGACACTGAAACATTTATGTACACCCTCAGGTCTATATAGGCACTGGGAACTCACATCCAAATGCCCGGATGAGCCTCGGTGGTCCGGGGTGCAGGCTTCAAACCTGTAGCTGCTTAGCGGCAGAGTGGTTCAATTCCACCTTTCGGGCGTCATTTATCAACATTCAAATGTATGGGCTTTGATCACCAACAATGTTCGTACGAATTCGCTGATATTATATACTACGCAGGAAAAGAAACGTAATTGTGTTTTTGGAAGTAAATATAAGTAAAAAGTTGTGGATGGGCCGCCTATGTCCTACCAAATTTTAAGAGATAAGTGCACACATTCCCTCCCCCCACGTTGTCCAGGCCCTTGGACAATGAGCTTCTGCCCACAGTCCTGAGTTTTGGCCAGGTTGAACCAGCATCAAGCACCATCACtctctaaaaatatattttggttagttATTTTTATAGTACAGTTCCAATATGATATTGTGAAGTAAGTTGCATAGCATGTGCATCAAATAGTAACAGTAATACACGATATAGTGCTGTACCTGAACATACTCGGACCCCAGTGACTTTAAAGACATGTTCCAGAACTTTGGCAACTACTTTTTTGTAGTG
The window above is part of the Oncorhynchus nerka isolate Pitt River unplaced genomic scaffold, Oner_Uvic_2.0 unplaced_scaffold_6810, whole genome shotgun sequence genome. Proteins encoded here:
- the LOC135566179 gene encoding proton-coupled zinc antiporter SLC30A1-like; protein product: NQTDPTTASALKSESPTSLRVQLPACLPSLIALTQALLGSILALTNGLTLLLLGPDCMHGSGACGPFVYLDPGFSMVAVGVLLATTLPQVCRYGWLLLQAVPPQVCVSDLGRRIASVPGVQAVHDLHVWQLTESCLVASVHVHCHAGFQTHRCGDLLSGVTKVLQSVGVSCCTVQPEFLLSTPTANGNLDNNGTNPTIIHREMPSHLACSLACGKGCAGKMCCAPLEEGPAEPLAPPAGETEEEPHVLIIENTFL